Proteins from a genomic interval of Polaribacter sejongensis:
- a CDS encoding efflux RND transporter periplasmic adaptor subunit, with translation MKKTIITGIIVIGALILIALVLTKNKKENEVKIALVSEQNAAVSVKVDTVKTDNVLLNFSTNGNFEPIQQLTFSAENSGKVIRILVKEGDKVKKGQTLAIVRSDIIDLNAQATEATYQNALNDYARFQSAFKTGGVTQQQLDQAKLNMVNTKANYTHAKINLGDTKIKSPINGIINKKMIEIGSILTAVPSTSLFEIVNVSKLKLKVSVNESQVANLKVDDIINVTTSVFPDKVYEGKITFIAPKSDGSLNFPVEIQIENNIQSQLKAGMYGTANFSSKQQKQDMIVVPRNAFVGSVNSNQIFIIENDIAKLVNVTSGRIIGNQVEILKGLSVGQIIVTTGQINLEDGNTVEIIK, from the coding sequence ATGAAAAAAACAATAATAACAGGAATAATAGTCATTGGAGCTTTAATTTTAATTGCTTTAGTACTAACAAAAAATAAAAAAGAAAATGAAGTCAAAATAGCTCTGGTTTCAGAACAAAATGCAGCTGTATCAGTTAAAGTTGATACAGTTAAAACTGATAATGTTCTATTAAACTTTAGTACCAACGGTAATTTTGAACCAATTCAGCAACTTACTTTTAGTGCTGAAAATTCTGGAAAAGTTATTCGTATTTTGGTGAAAGAAGGAGATAAAGTTAAAAAAGGCCAAACATTGGCAATTGTAAGAAGCGATATTATAGATTTAAATGCTCAAGCTACAGAAGCAACTTATCAAAATGCATTAAATGATTATGCTAGATTTCAAAGTGCATTTAAAACGGGAGGTGTAACCCAACAACAGCTAGATCAGGCCAAATTAAATATGGTAAATACAAAAGCAAATTATACGCATGCAAAAATAAATTTAGGTGATACTAAGATTAAATCACCCATAAATGGAATTATAAATAAAAAAATGATTGAAATTGGTTCTATACTAACTGCAGTGCCATCGACATCACTTTTTGAAATAGTGAATGTTTCTAAACTTAAATTAAAAGTTTCAGTGAACGAATCTCAGGTAGCGAATTTAAAAGTTGATGATATTATTAACGTAACTACATCTGTTTTTCCTGATAAAGTTTATGAAGGTAAAATTACTTTTATTGCTCCAAAATCAGATGGAAGTTTAAACTTTCCAGTAGAGATTCAAATTGAAAATAATATTCAAAGTCAGTTAAAAGCAGGAATGTATGGAACTGCTAACTTTAGTTCAAAACAACAAAAACAAGATATGATTGTTGTACCAAGAAATGCATTTGTAGGTAGTGTAAATAGCAATCAAATTTTTATAATAGAAAATGATATAGCCAAATTAGTAAATGTTACTTCAGGAAGAATTATAGGTAATCAAGTTGAAATTTTA